A section of the Oscarella lobularis chromosome 15, ooOscLobu1.1, whole genome shotgun sequence genome encodes:
- the LOC136196290 gene encoding A disintegrin and metalloproteinase with thrombospondin motifs adt-1-like yields MIGDRSFSPQNNCQVNDQKATHPTLVLEPRSGLSKQRPCLLLGLTYRCNSTREPIALSVIRGVVARFIPKACRNQVFLHCQSAWSPWTPWFPCSVTCDTGSQVRLRQCTSALCNGSSFELQSCIVKECPVNGQWSEWVSWSNCTKTCGEGRRNRSRVCDNPPPKGVGLPCPGRGTEYAKCNELPCPVDGGFSEWSHWSQCTRSCDGGTRTRARLCDSPQPEYGGANCSHHWIEKAECNVFRCPVNGNWSDWSVWSTCSRSCGTGRRNRTRICNKPAPKWNGLPCPGPSINEEECNAIPCAVDGNWSSWTAWSACSLSCGGGKQSRYRLCDNPAPNWGGKNCSGSYSVTRRCNLFYCPINGGWSEWAGWGQCSETCGSGRRSRARTCDNPTPAFGGRNCSLQSGKDEEECNAQPCPIDGKWSSWSLWTRCSKSCTESTNGQPGTKDRRRYCNNPAPRNGGEPCEGADEERNSCNYHYCPVHGGWTEWTVWSTCSESCGGGVRQKERTCSNPKSAYGGEECSGYRLLKQRCNKFPCPVDGGWTSWSMWGMCSKPCGEGFQIRHRYCSNPRPQYGGKDCNESKVDNQTCNSQPCPVDGGWSLWSPWSSCSKTCGSHGNMVHRTRQCTNPLPAHGGRICDGLRLDMKPCPTYHCCPVDGKWSDWTSWSLCSKTCDQGYETRQRSCYWRSCGGKDCPGPKVEKRACYQRCCRTDGKWSVWTEPISCRSSLYRNSTRVRKCNSPAPRCGGKPCQGDTENILACSKKTTSCYFSWRKNSPDGVYYFYAGPKKTLPLLCDMTTDKGDWTLVLARATFDWSEKDVDGRNENSPLSEDYSILGKIRHGRIIRSKPYYTLRITVGGTESCRNSGGIWKVPTACGFLPYSRPSQCKNVETVQGKGLFGDSLPWLFVDGSRRTVVLTLAKTRTVSEMTGNIVANNPRLNKWPNNCKPSFVKLWMK; encoded by the exons ATGATAGGCGACAGAAGCTTCAGTCCCCAAAACAACTGTCAAGTTAATGATCAG aaagcgacaCACCCAACACTAGTTCTCGAGCCGAGAAGTGGATTATCGAAGCAAAGGCCCTGTCTGCTTCTTGGACTCACTTATCGATGCAATTCAACGCGAGAGCCGATCGCTCTTTCGGTCATACGTGGAGTCGTCGCGCGGTTTATTCCGAAGGCGTGTCGTAATCAA GTGTTTCTGCACTGTCAGTCGGCGTGGTCCCCATGGACACCGTGGTTTCCGTGCTCGGTAACATGCGACACAGGATCGCAAGTGCGACTACGACAGTGCACGTCAGCTTTATGCAACGGTTCTTCGTTTGAATTACAAAGTTGCATCGTAAAGGAATGTCCAG TAAATGGTCAATGGAGTGAATGGGTGTCGTGGTCTAACTGCACTAAAACGTGCGGCGAAGGCAGAAGAAATCGGTCGCGTGTCTGCGATAACCCGCCTCCAAAGGGGGTGGGACTGCCATGCCCGGGGCGTGGCACGGAATACGCAAAGTGCAACGAACTACCTTGTCCAG TCGATGGAGGATTCAGCGAGTGGTCGCACTGGAGCCAGTGCACGCGCAGTTGCGACGGTGGAACGCGCACAAGAGCGCGCCTGTGCGACAGTCCCCAACCGGAATACGGAGGAGCCAATTGCAGCCACCACTGGATCGAAAAAGCCGAGTGCAATGTATTTCGATGTCCAG TTAATGGCAACTGGAGCGATTGGAGCGTCTGGTCAACGTGCAGCAGGTCTTGTGGAactggaagaagaaatcgaaccCGAATTTGTAATAAACCAGCTCCTAAGTGGAACGGGCTGCCTTGTCCTGGTCCTTCCATAAACGAGGAGGAGTGCAACGCGATTCCCTGTGCCG TGGATGGAAATTGGAGCAGCTGGACGGCGTGGTCGGCGTGCAGTTTATCTTGTGGAGGGGGCAAACAGAGTCGTTATCGGCTATGCGACAACCCGGCTCCAAATTGGGGAGGAAAGAATTGCTCTGGATCTTACAGCGTAACACGTCGATgcaatttattttattgtcCAA TTAATGGCGGATGGAGCGAATGGGCTGGGTGGGGACAGTGTTCGGAAACGTGCGGCTCCGGACGTCGCAGTCGTGCAAGGACATGTGACAACCCTACTCCTGCATTTGGAGGAAGGAACTGCTCTCTTCAAAGTGGAAAGGATGAAGAAGAGTGCAATGCACAGCCTTGCCCAA TCGATGGTAAGTGGAGTTCTTGGTCACTTTGGACGAGATGCAGCAAATCTTGCACTGAGAGCACTAACGGCCAGCCTGGTACCAAGGACCGACGTCGATACTGCAACAATCCAGCTCCTAGGAACGGCGGAGAACCGTGCGAGGGTGCCGATGAAGAGAGGAATAGCTGCAATTATCACTACTGCCCAG TACATGGTGGATGGACGGAGTGGACTGTGTGGTCTACGTGTTCCGAaagctgcggcggcggcgttcgacAGAAAGAAAGGACTTGTTCAAATCCAAAATCTGCTTATGGAGGGGAGGAGTGTAGCGGCTACCGTTTGCTAAAGCAGCGCTGCAACAAATTTCCGTGTCCTG TTGATGGTGGATGGACATCGTGGTCAATGTGGGGAATGTGCAGCAAGCCGTGCGGTGAAGGGTTTCAGATAAGGCATCGATACTGCTCAAACCCTCGTCCACAGTACGGAGGCAAGGACTGTAACGAGAGCAAAGTAGACAATCAAACCTGCAACAGTCAACCATGTCCTG TTGACGGTGGATGGTCTTTGTGGTCACCTTGGTCTAGTTGCTCCAAAACCTGTGGTTCCCACGGTAACATGGTTCATCGGACGCGGCAGTGTACAAATCCTTTGCCTGCTCACGGAGGCAGAATTTGTGACGGTTTGCGTTTGGACATGAAACCGTGTCCTACCTACCATTGCTGTCCAG TTGACGGAAAATGGAGTGACTGGACCTCGTGGTCTTTATGTTCAAAAACGTGCGACCAAGGCTATGAAACGCGCCAGCGATCGTGCTATTGGCGCTCTTGTGGGGGGAAAGATTGTCCCGGTCCAAAAGTTGAAAAACGGGCGTGTTACCAACGATGTTGTAGGA CTGATGGAAAGTGGTCAGTCTGGACTGAACCGATTtcttgtcgttcttctctctACAGGAATAGCACGCGAGTTCGCAAATGCAACAGCCCAGCTCCTCGATGTGGAGGAAAACCTTGCCAAGGAGATACTGAGAACATTCTTGCATGCAGCA AAAAAACAACTTCATGTTATTTTTCCtggcgaaaaaattctcccgATGGAGTGTATTATTTTTATGCGGGTCCAAAAAAGACTCTGCCCCTACTTTGCGACATGACAACAGACAAAGGTGACTGGACACTCGTCCTTGCCAGAGCAACTTTTGATTGgagcgaaaaagacgttgacggacgaaacgaaaattcTCCTTTATCTGAAGACTACTCCATACTCGGAAAAATTCGTCATGGACGAATTATTCGTTCAAAGCCTTACTATACTCTAAGAATAACTGTGGGGGGCACTGAGTCTTGCAGAAATTCTGGTGGTATATGGAAGGTTCCTACCGCTTGCGGTTTTCTCCCTTATAGTAGACCAAGCCAATGTAAGAATGTTGAGACGGTGCAAGGAAAAGGACTCTTTGGTGATTCGCTCCCTTGGCTTTTTGTTGATGGCTCTCGTCGAACGGTTGTTCTAACTTTGGCGAAGACACGCACGGTTAGCGAAATGACAGGCAATATCGTCGCAAATAATCCGCGGCTGAACAAGTGGCCCAATAACTGCAAACCTAGTTTTGTCAAGTTATGGATGAAATAa
- the LOC136195994 gene encoding A disintegrin and metalloproteinase with thrombospondin motifs adt-1-like: MVFLLLLHLFIVCSNGAQRVGPDVCWKTACNTNMLPLVTEMLTLEVCCKQRGGTAWGLTTGECLDCPVSTTVPPTTESVATEEPIVVAGNLGAWTEWGDCSATCGANAYQGRRRSCEPLGARCVGDLLEGRACLPKPFPCPVPGSWGEWAVWSKCDGTCRQQRSRQCDSPPPKYGGLECSGSATDERSCDRNPPCKVDGEWSEWSVLFPCTKTCGTGIEIRSRACNNPEPKHGGESCSGPSNNVGVCNSHPCPVHGEWGDWTTWTGCEVSCGTGRRFRKRKCDSPSPEGGGRDCRGFAEAVEPCAPNPCPLDGGWSSWTRSTSCSRSCGGGTQQMFRQCNDPSPNYGGRFCAGFPREVLPCNDNCCPVNGKWSNWGSWSVCSATCGSGVRKRNRTCDDPPKKCDGLDCPGSHFSRDPCNVLPCPVDGVWSEWSNWTPCSKSCEGGVRFRNRKCDSPRPDHGGRSCPGQHSSYSQCNTHKCPVDGGWGPWTLWSHCTSKCDIGSQTRTRACNSPRPAFNGSECDGGEPTDWKPCHNNCPVHGGWSDWSTWTQCTQSCEGGTKNRYRVCNSPPPRHDGRPCPGHSYQASECNKQPCPVDGGWGQWSIWGFCSVSCGGGIYNRTRKCDDPAPRFGGIDCEGASTDKDECNNHPCPIDGAWGSWSFWSPCSASCGPHNHGKRFRTRQCNDPSPDFGGKFCLDRSTAKEEEACNRKRCPIHGGWSPWESWTYCTKTCRREGETPGTQHRNRSCNNPVPQFEGADCGGNNRAERHCFDSPCPVDGEWGQWGSFGKCTKTCGIGLKERQRHCIPPQNGGQYCSGFSSNKQQCCETPCTQLQVKSRQIEVRTVRHRTVSGWRWCGFAGWSRCHTSTIHYFLVTKKATQYYHVRATSEPCS; the protein is encoded by the exons ATGGTCTTCCTTTTGCTACTGCATCTGTTCATTGTTTGCTCAAATGGAGCACAAAGAGTCGGTCCTGACGTTTGTTGGAAGACGGCCTGCAACACTAATATGCTTCCTCTCGTTACGGAAATGCTGACTTTAGAAGTCTGTTGCAAACAAAGAGGTGGTACAGCGTGGGGATTAACAACGGGTGAATGCCTCGACTGCCCAG TTAGCACAACGGTTCCGCCAACGACCGAGAGCGTCGCCACAGAAGAGCCAATCGTAGTCGCTGGGAATCTTGGTGCATGGACGGAGTGGGGGGACTGTTCTGCAACATGCGGAGCAAATGCGTATCAAGGCAGGCGCCGATCTTGCGAACCGCTCGGCGCCCGCTGCGTTGGAGATTTACTCGAAGGAAGAGCATGTCTTCCTAAGCCATTTCCTTGTCCTG TTCCTGGTTCTTGGGGTGAGTGGGCTGTATGGTCAAAGTGCGATGGCACCTGTCGTCAGCAAAGGTCGAGACAGTGCGACAGCCCTCCTCCAAAATACGGTGGGCTCGAATGCTCTGGCTCTGCAACTGACGAACGGTCGTGCGACAGAAATCCTCCTTGCAAAG TTGACGGTGAATGGAGCGAATGGAGCGTCTTATTTCCCTGCACCAAAACCTGCGGAACTGGAATTGAAATACGCTCTCGTGCATGCAACAACCCTGAGCCAAAACACGGCGGCGAATCATGTTCTGGACCTTCTAACAATGTCGGAGTCTGCAATTCTCATCCTTGCCCTG ttcatGGCGAATGGGGCGATTGGACCACCTGGACGGGTTGTGAAGTGTCCTGTGGAACAGGAAGGCGATTCAGGAAACGAAAGTGCGATAGTCCATCTCCTGAAGGTGGCGGTCGCGATTGCCGAGGCTTTGCTGAAGCCGTCGAACCGTGTGCACCAAACCCGTGTCCAC TTGACGGAGGGTGGAGCTCGTGGACGAGATCGACTTCGTGCAGTAGATCGTGCGGTGGAGGAACGCAGCAGATGTTTCGTCAATGCAATGATCCGAGTCCCAATTACGGCGGTCGCTTTTGCGCAGGTTTTCCTCGCGAAGTGCTACCATGCAACGATAACTGCTGTCCTG TGAACGGAAAGTGGAGTAACTGGGGATCGTGGAGCGTCTGCTCAGCAACTTGCGGTTCGGGCGTTCGTAAGAGAAACAGGACTTGCGACGATCCTCCAAAAAAATGCGATGGCCTCGATTGCCCTGGCTCACACTTTAGTCGTGATCCGTGCAACGTACTGCCGTGTCCCG TGGACGGCGTATGGAGCGAATGGTCTAATTGGACGCCTTGTTCGAAGTCTTGCGAAGGTGGCGTTCGGTTTCGAAACAGAAAATGTGATAGTCCTCGTCCTGATCACGGAGGACGCAGCTGTCCTGGCCAGCACTCCAGTTATAGTCAGTGTAACACCCACAAGTGCCCAG TTGACGGTGGTTGGGGCCCTTGGACGCTCTGGTCTCATTGCACGTCGAAGTGTGACATTGGCTCTCAGACTCGAACAAGAGCCTGCAATAGTCCACGACCAGCGTTTAATGGATCGGAATGTGATGGAGGAGAACCTACTGATTGGAAACCATGTCACAACAACTGTCCTG TTCACGGCGGCTGGAGTGATTGGTCAACTTGGACTCAGTGCACTCAAAGCTGTGAAGGAGGCACAAAAAACCGTTACCGAGTGTGCAATAGTCCCCCTCCGCGTCACGACGGCCGTCCTTGTCCTGGCCATTCCTATCAGGCTTCTGAGTGCAACAAACAGCCCTGTCCTG TTGACGGTGGTTGGGGTCAGTGGAGTATTTGGGGGTTTTGCTCCGTCTCATGTGGAGGCGGAATTTATAATCGTACGCGTAAATGCGATGATCCAGCTCCAAGGTTTGGTGGAATCGACTGTGAAGGTGCCTCAACCGATAAGGACGAGTGCAATAATCATCCATGTCCTA TTGATGGAGCTTGGGGTTCGTGGAGTTTTTGGTCTCCCTGTTCAGCCTCTTGCGGGCCTCATAACCATGGAAAGCGCTTTCGGACGAGGCAATGCAATGATCCTTCGCCAGACTTTGGCGGAAAGTTTTGTCTCGATCGAAGcacagcaaaagaagaagaagcttgCAATCGCAAACGGTGTCCAA TTCATGGAGGATGGTCACCTTGGGAATCCTGGACTTACTGCACTAAGACATGCAGGAGGGAAGGTGAAACACCTGGAACTCAGCACAGAAATCGGTCATGTAACAACCCAGTCCCTCAGTTCGAGGGAGCTGATTGTGGTGGAAACAATCGCGCTGAAAGGCATTGTTTTGACTCGCCGTGTCCCG TGGACGGAGAGTGGGGGCAGTGGGGATCCTTTGGAAAGTGCACGAAGACGTGCGGAATTGGTCTGaaagaaaggcaaagacATTGCATTCCTCCGCAGAATGGAGGTCAATATTGCAGTGGATTTTCAAGCAACAAGCAGCAATGCTGTGAAA CTCCCTGCACTCAACTGCAGGTAAAATCAAGACAAATCGAGGTAAGGACCGTCCGTCATCGTACTGTAAGCGGATGGAGGTGGTGCGGTTTTGCTGGGTGGAGTAGATGTCATACAAGCAC AATCCATTATTTTTTGGTTACCAAAAAGGCGACTCAGTACTACCATGTTAGAGCTACGAGTGAACCTTGTTCTTGA
- the LOC136195999 gene encoding inter-alpha-trypsin inhibitor heavy chain H5-like — MKKTVSILWLLSVLGVSVQTNNETTAHSAQGIVVTPKEDEFVEDDDITFECIVNVGYPQNSSVVEFRWTVPDASRFRIQQEDVLARPASSRVKISRAKASDEGTYTCRAIINQTDCENESEEGFVDDEGRIIKDEDDRCAPDDISASAVATLAVPSAGDDPRFAVPLQDGNILCFTVPGKNGDVLSLVSDENMIVNARYVGEPYAMWIGEIGIVLTDRVGSRWHIKVIASNQEVTLNGTIVKNKLSQAGLVIEPVHKDVVRIKQEDKQVGVTVEFISDHLSFYLTDGRGLSSTVHGILGQFYKSSHSVYPNSEAGQGVLLHEGNVSAILQKQSRWPYVRARPESKCWSPIEDHFVTEWKISNYILNDLFQSKPEVIKRRR, encoded by the exons atgaagaaaacggtCTCTATCCTCTGGCTGTTATCCGTCTTGGGCGTCTCCGTACAAACAAATAACG AGACGACTGCTCACAGTGCTCAGGGTATTGTTGTCACTCcgaaagaagacgagttcgtggaagacgacgacataACGTTCGAGTGCATCGTGAACGTCGGATATCCGCAAAACTCGTCCGTTGTCGAGTTTCGGTGGACGGTGCCGGACGCGAGCCGATTCCGAATACAGCAAGAAGACGTCCTAGCTCGCCCTGCTTCGTCTCGAGTGAAGATCTCGAGAGCGAAAGCCAGCGACGAAGGGACTTACACGTGTCGGGCAATCATAAATCAAACCGActgcgaaaacgaaagcgaagaaggtttcgtcgacgacgaagggcGTATAATAAAAGATGAGGACGATCGATGTGCGCCGGACGATATTTCTGCCTCTGCCGTAGCAACGCTCG CTGTTCCTTCGGCTGGAGACGATCCGCGTTTTGCCGTTCCCTTGCAAGACGGCAATATCTTGTGTTTCACCGTTCCGGGAAAGAATGGAGACGTTCTCAGCCTCGTTTCAGACGAGAATATGATTGTAAACGCTCGTTACGTCGGGGAACCCTACGCGATGTGGATTGGCGAAATAGGTATAGTGCTAACAGATCGCGTGGGAAGTAGATGGCACATCAAGGTGATCGCTTCGAACCAAGAAGTGACACTCAATGGCACGATTGTTAAGAATAAGCTATCTCAGGCGGGATTGGTTATAGAGCCAGTGCATAAAGATGTAGTTAGAATTAAGCAGGAAGATAAGCAAGTAGGTGTGACGGTTGAGTTCATCTCAGATCACCTGAGCTTTTACCTGACTGATGGACGAGGCTTGTCGTCAACAGTGCATGGAATTTTGG GCCAGTTCTACAAATCGTCTCACAGCGTATACCCCAACAGTGAAGCTGGGCAGGGGGTTCTACTGCACGAAGGCAATGTCTCAGCTATTCTACAGAAGCAGTCTCGATGGCCTTACGTTCGAGCGAGGCCAGAGTCAAAATGTTGGAGCCCAATCGAGGATCATTTTGTCACTGAATGGAAAATTTCGAACTACATTTTGAACGATCTGTTTCAAAGCAAACCCGAGGTcatcaaaagaagaaggtaG